The DNA window ATAAAATAAACTTTATTCAAAAACAAGAATAAATTAATATTAAATAATATTATTATCTTATTTAAATTTAATTAAGTATAACTATTTTATCTCCGTTATTTCTTCTCTTTTTAACATAGCTATTCTATTCTAAACCATTTATTTAAACTCAAAAAATTCAATTAAAACAACAACTAAAGTTACTGTTACTATACGCAATAATTGAGATTTTACTCTGTAAAATAAATGATAACTAATTTACTAAATAAATAATCCCAAAAAAGTTATTTCTATTATTCCTTTTATGTATATAACGATATTTTTATTCTATATTTTCTCCATAAAAAGTTTTGACAAAAGTCAATGAAAGATAAAATTCTACCTGTTAGACTTTTAAAATAAAATTGAGAATTAATCTTAATTATATTAAGAAATAATTCTCAGTACTTTTTATTAAATTTTTAGGAAATACCCAATGTCTATTCTTTACTCTTTAAATAACCTGCCACAAGGTGGTATCGCATATATTGAAAAGATTGTTGCAAATCCTATATTTGGCGAGCAAGATCAGGTCGTTAGTCGGCGTTTGGCTGATTTAGGTTTTTCACCCTATATTCCAATTAAAATAATAGCCAAAGGCTGGCTAGGGCGTGGACCTTATGTAGTACAACTGAATCATCATACACAATTTTCACTACGCCGTGCTGAAGCCGAAAAAATTGTTTGCACCCTTCATCATACTTAATCCGATTGAATAAACTAACCTTAAAATCATCATAATATGAAGAATAATTTATCTTTTGCTCTAGTTGGGCAACCTAACTGAGGGAAAACCGCATTATTTAATCTTTTAACTGGTTCTAATTCCAAAATTGCCAATTATCCCGGGGTAACAGTCGATCGCCGTGAAGGTTATTTACTCGCACAAAGAAAAGTTAAAATCATTGACTTACCCGGCACTTATAGCCTACGCACAACCAGTCCTGATGAGGATATCTCACGTCAAGTATTATTCGGACAATTAGGTCAACGACCTGATGCCATCATTGCCGTTGCAGATGCAACCAATTTACGTATGACCTTACGTCTGGTTTTAGAATTAAAACAGCTTGATTTACCTATGGTTGTTGCCCTTAATTTATTTGATTTAGCCAAAGCTCGAGGGATAAAAATTGATACAGAAAAAATGAGCAAACTATTAGGTATCAGTGTGATTGCTACAACGGCGATTAAAAAAAAGGAATCAGCACAAATTCAACAAGCTATCTTACAATTAGCTAATAGTCGGCTAAAAACCTCTACCAAGAATCCACAAACTATTGCAAATGAAATCGATCACTTAGATAGCCAACAACTCTATCAGGAAGTCGATCGTATTTTATCCGTTTGTGTTTCTCAGCCCCATCAATTACCCACTTGGCATCAAAAATTAGATGCTATTGTATTGCACCCTATTTCGGGAGTATTGATTCTTTTAACTATTCTTTTTGTTATGTTTCAAGCGGTCTATGCTTGGGCAACACCTATTATGGATTTGATTGAAAATAGCATTGCCAATTTAAGTCAATGGGTCGCAACCACTCTGCCAGCAGGTATGCTAAACGATCTTTTAGTTGATGGAGTGATCGCTGGTGTGGGAAGTGTACTAGTCTTTTTACCACAAATTACACTTCTTTTTGCTCTGATTCTCTTGCTAGAAGATTCGGGATATTTACCTCGTGCCGCTTATTTATTAGATAATTTCTTGGCAAAAACAGGGCTATCTGGGCGTGCCTTTATTCCTTTACTTTCTAGTTTTGCCTGTGCAATTCCTTCAGTTATGTCAGCTAGAACCATTCATAATCCACGAGAACGTTTGGTTACTATTGCTATTGCCCCTCTATTAACCTGTTCTGCACGCTTACCTGTATATGCTTTGATTATTGCAGCTGTTATTCCAGATCAAAAGATCTGGGGAATATTTAATTTACAAGGCATAACTCTTTTTGCTTTATATCTTATTGGCGTGCTTTCTGCTGGTATGATTGCCTTTCTAATGAAACTTTTTGCTAGTAAGAAAGGTAAAATCCAACAATTTCCACTATTAATGGAATTACCTACTTATCGTCTGCCTAATCTTCGCCATATTCTGATCGCATTATGGGAACGTGTGAGTGCTTTTTTAAAGCGTGCTGGCACAATTATTTTTGCAATCAGTATCATCTTATGGGCTTTAGTAACCTTTCCAGAAGCACCAATTAATGCTACCTCTCCTGCAATCGATTATAGTTTTGCAGGTATGCTAGGTAATCTGATTCAACCGATCTTTGCTCCTATCGGCTTTACTTGGGAAATGTGTATAGCAATGATCCCGGGATTGGCAGCACGTGAAGTTGTGGTAGCAACATTAGGGACGGTGTATTCCGTTGCAGCGACTTCTGAAGAAATGACGGAACACGCTTTGATAAATTTAATCAATACTAACTGGGGATTACCAACCGCTTTCGCTTTTCTTGCGTGGTATGTTTACGCTCCGATGTGTTTAGCAACACTAGCAGTCATTAAACGTGAAACCAATTCAAATACAAAAACAGTACTTATCGCTGGGTATCTTACTGGCTTAGCTTATCTAATTGCTTTAATTACCTATCAAATTGCATTGAGGTTAGTATCATGATTCAAACAACTATTGTGATAGCAATGATTGTTGCGGCAAGCATCTATCTCGCTTACTACTTTTTCGGTAAAAAGAAAAAAAACACTTGTGGTAGTTGTAATGCCTGTCATTGCAAGACGAAAGATAAATCCTGTTGATAACCACCAATCAAAAAAGCAAGCGATAAACGCTTGCTTTTTTAAAGATTAATATCTGATTAAGCATAAACAGGGAAACGTTTACATAAGTCTAATACTTGTTGTTTCACCTTTTCAATAACCGCTTGATCGTCAATATTATCTAAAATATCACAGATCCAATTTGCTAACTGTTTTGCTTCAATATCTTTGAAGCCACGGCGAGTAATTGATGGTGTACCAATACGGATACCCGATGTTACAAATGGGCTATTTGGATCATTTGGTACTGCATTTTTATTTACCGTGATATTTGCTTTCCCTAAAGCGGCATCCGCAGCTTTACCAGTCAAACCTTTACTGACTAAATTAACAAGGAATAAGTGATTTTCAGTACCATTTGAAACTATGTCATAGCCACGAAGTTGGAAGATTTCAACCATTGCTTTCGCATTTTTGACAACTTGCTGTTGATATTGTTTAAATTCTGGCTCCATCGCTTCTTTAAAACAGACTGCTTTGGCGGCAATAACGTGCATTAATGGACCGCCTTGTCCTGCTGGAAAAACTGCACTATTTAACTTTTTGTATAAAGCTTCATCACCATTTGCCAAAATTAATCCACCTCTTGGACCTGCTAAGGTTTTGTGTGTGGTAGTGGTAACAACATGGGCATAAGGTAATGGGCTAGGATAAACACCAGCGGCAATTAAGCCAGCAACATGAGCCATATCCACAAACAAATAAGCCCCTACTTCATCGGCAATTTCACGCATTTTTGCCCAATCAACAATTTGAGAGTAAGCTGAAAAACCACCAACAATCATTTTAGGTTTTACTTTCAACGCTTGTTGGCGTAACGCTTCATAATCAATCACACCTTCATCGGTAATTCCATACTGCTCTGCATGGTAAATTTTGCCAGAAAAACTCACCGCTGCACCGTGGGTTAAATGCCCTCCGTGAGCAAGACTCATTCCTAAAATGGTATCACCGGGCTGTAATAATGCCATATACACTGCCGCATTTGCTTGAGAACCTGAATGTGGTTGAACATTCGCATAATCTGAACCAAATAGAGCTTTAGCACGATCAATTGCTAATTGTTCAATAATATCAACATATTCACACCCACCATAATAGCGTTTCCCCGGATAACCTTCCGCATACTTATTCGTTAATTGTGAGCCTTGAGCTTGCATTACTCTAGGGCTAGTGTAGTTTTCTGAAGCGATTAGTTCTATATGCTCTTCTTGGCGGCGATCTTCTGCTTGAATAGCTTGCCATAAAATTGGATCGTAATCTGCCAAATTCATTTCTCGTGTCAACATTGTACCCTCCCTATATTTTTACTGAATAATAAAAGAATAAAGATAAAAAAATAGTTACTGCTATAAAATACTGAAGCTGTAACTCATTTCATTTTACATTACTACTATATAATAATGATTTAACCTAATCCTAACTTAGGTCAAAGTTAAACCATTTCATTATACAAACTGCAAAGCAGTTGGCAATCATAGTTCCAACTTATATTTTAATGCCGAAAATGACGAATTCCAGTTAAAACCATCACCATATTATGTTGATCTGCTGCGGCTATCACTTCCTGATCTCGAATAGAACCGCCCGGCTGAATAACACAACTTACCCCTACTTCTGCCGCTGCATCAATCCCATCTCGAAATGGAAAAAATGCGTCTGAAGCCATTACAGCACCCACAACACTTAATCCTTCCTCTTGTGCTTTTATACCTGCAATTTTAGCCGAGTAAACCCGACTCATTTGCCCTGCACCAATCCCTACGGTTTGTTGATTTTTAGCATAAACAATCGCATTCGATTTAACAAACTTTGCTACCTTCCAACAGAATAACAAATCTTGTAACTCTTGCTCTGTCGGTTGTCGTTTACTGACAACTTGCAAATCTTCTTTACTGACATTTGCGAGATCAGTATCTTGCACTAAAAGTCCACCATTCACCCGTTTAAAATCAAATCGCTCCCTTGCTTGTTGCCATCCCCCACAAGCTAATACCCGAATATTTTTCTTAGATTGTAAAATGGTTTGAGCAGCAACACTAATACTCGGTGCAATAATCACTTCAACAAATTGGCGTTCAAGAATGGTTTGTGCGGTAACGGCATCTAATTCTTGGTTAAAAGCAATAATTCCCCCAAATGCAGAGGTTGGATCGGTTTGATAAGCTCGTTGATAAGCTGTTAGTAGATCATCTGCTACCGCTACGCCACAAGGGTTTGCGTGTTTCACAATCACACAAGCAGGCAAGTCAAATTGTTTGACACACTCTAATGCGGTATCGACATCAGCGATATTATTATAAGATAAAGCTTTCCCCTGTAATTGGGTGGCACTGGCAACACACCCACAAGGCACTGTTGGTTCAATATAAAAAGCCGCTTGTTGATGTCCATTCTCGCCGTATCGCATTAGCTGTTTACGGATAAAATTAAGGTTTAAAGTCCGAGGGAATTTACCACAAATTTCACTAACTTTTACTTCTTCAGTTGCATAATATGGTGGGACTAATTCCCCTAAATAATTTGCAATCATCGCATCATATTGTGCAGTATGTTCAAACGCTTTTACAGCAAGATCAAAACGTGTTTTTTCACTAAGACTATTTTCATTCTGTGCCATTTCAGCCAATACAGTAGAAAAATCGGCAGGATTCACCACAATCGTAACATCACGATAATTCTTTGCCGCTGCTCTCACCATTGTTGGTCCACCAATATCAATATTTTCAATCGCAAAGGCTAATTGGCAATCAGGTTCGGCGATCACTTGAGCAAAGGGATAAAGATTAACTACCACTAAATCTATTGTTTCAATCTGATGTTGTTCCATCACCTGATCATCTATTCCCCTCCGTCCTAAAATACCAGCGTGAATTTTAGGGTGCAGTGTTTTAATCCGACCTTCCATCATTTCAGGGAACTGCGTGTAATCTGCAACCTCCCTTACGGGAATCCCATTTTCTATCAATAACTTTGCCGTTCCTCCTGTTGAAAGTAATCTAACACCTCTTGCAACTAAAGCTTGAGCAAAATCTACAATACCTGTTTTATCTGAAACACTTAATAACGCTTGACGAATTGGACGGTGGCTTGACATATCTTTTCCTTCTCTAGAATAAAAATAGTGGTTAAGGATAAAACAAAGTAAAGATTAAAAATAGAGAAAAAATGAAAATTTTATGCAAAGAAATAGTGGTTATTGATCACTCAATAAATAATAAAAAACCGTTCTCTTAAGCCTAATAAAATATCTTTAAGAGAACGGTTGGGTTTATCTCAAAACTTGGAGATTAATAAATTATAATTTTTCGCTGAGCATTGTTTCTAATTTTTCAATATCCAATGCAAATTTACGGATACCTTCTGCCAATTTTTCTACTGCCATTGGATCTAAATTATGTTGCCAATAAAACTCAGCTTCACTCATTGCGGTAGGACGAGCTAAAACTTCACCTTGATAATTTAATTTCACTGGTAATTCAGCTGTGCTTTCTTCCAACTCTTTTAACAGTGCAGGAGAAATAGTTAAACGATCACACCCCGCTAATTCAGTAATTTCACCGATGTTACGGAAACTTGCTCCCATAACAACTGTGTTATAACCATACTGTTTGTAGTAATTATAAATTTTCGTTACTGAGATTACTCCCGGGTCTTCACTTGGTGCAAACTCTTTTTTCTCACCATTCGCTTTATACCAATCTAAAATACGTCCAACGAAAGGAGAGATGAGATACACACCCGCTTCAGCACAAGCCCGAGCTTGAGCTTGAGAGAATAACAAGGTTAAATTACAATTAATTCCTTCTTTTTCAAGAATCTCTGCCGCTTTAATACCTTGCCAAGTTGAAGCGATCTTAATCAAGATACGTTCATTTGCAACGCCTGCTTCATTATAAAGTGCAACTAATTTGCGAGCTTTTTCAACAGTTGCTGCGGTATCATATGACAGACGTGCATCTACTTCAGTCGAAATACGTCCGGGAACAAACTTTAAGATCTCTAACCCGATATTGACTGCTAGTTTATCTTCAGCATCAATTAACTGCTGTGCTTTATCTGTACTTTTACTCTTGGCATAAGCTACTGCATCATCAATTAAAGCAGCATATTGTGGTAACGCTGCAGCACTTAAAATTAATGATGGATTGGTTGTCGCATCTTGCGGTTGATATTTTTTAATCGCTTCAAT is part of the Mergibacter septicus genome and encodes:
- a CDS encoding FeoA family protein, translating into MSILYSLNNLPQGGIAYIEKIVANPIFGEQDQVVSRRLADLGFSPYIPIKIIAKGWLGRGPYVVQLNHHTQFSLRRAEAEKIVCTLHHT
- the tal gene encoding transaldolase, which produces MSQLDVLRSMTVVVADTGDIEAIKKYQPQDATTNPSLILSAAALPQYAALIDDAVAYAKSKSTDKAQQLIDAEDKLAVNIGLEILKFVPGRISTEVDARLSYDTAATVEKARKLVALYNEAGVANERILIKIASTWQGIKAAEILEKEGINCNLTLLFSQAQARACAEAGVYLISPFVGRILDWYKANGEKKEFAPSEDPGVISVTKIYNYYKQYGYNTVVMGASFRNIGEITELAGCDRLTISPALLKELEESTAELPVKLNYQGEVLARPTAMSEAEFYWQHNLDPMAVEKLAEGIRKFALDIEKLETMLSEKL
- a CDS encoding FeoB-associated Cys-rich membrane protein, encoding MIQTTIVIAMIVAASIYLAYYFFGKKKKNTCGSCNACHCKTKDKSC
- a CDS encoding ferrous iron transporter B, producing the protein MLNDLLVDGVIAGVGSVLVFLPQITLLFALILLLEDSGYLPRAAYLLDNFLAKTGLSGRAFIPLLSSFACAIPSVMSARTIHNPRERLVTIAIAPLLTCSARLPVYALIIAAVIPDQKIWGIFNLQGITLFALYLIGVLSAGMIAFLMKLFASKKGKIQQFPLLMELPTYRLPNLRHILIALWERVSAFLKRAGTIIFAISIILWALVTFPEAPINATSPAIDYSFAGMLGNLIQPIFAPIGFTWEMCIAMIPGLAAREVVVATLGTVYSVAATSEEMTEHALINLINTNWGLPTAFAFLAWYVYAPMCLATLAVIKRETNSNTKTVLIAGYLTGLAYLIALITYQIALRLVS
- the glyA gene encoding serine hydroxymethyltransferase, which codes for MLTREMNLADYDPILWQAIQAEDRRQEEHIELIASENYTSPRVMQAQGSQLTNKYAEGYPGKRYYGGCEYVDIIEQLAIDRAKALFGSDYANVQPHSGSQANAAVYMALLQPGDTILGMSLAHGGHLTHGAAVSFSGKIYHAEQYGITDEGVIDYEALRQQALKVKPKMIVGGFSAYSQIVDWAKMREIADEVGAYLFVDMAHVAGLIAAGVYPSPLPYAHVVTTTTHKTLAGPRGGLILANGDEALYKKLNSAVFPAGQGGPLMHVIAAKAVCFKEAMEPEFKQYQQQVVKNAKAMVEIFQLRGYDIVSNGTENHLFLVNLVSKGLTGKAADAALGKANITVNKNAVPNDPNSPFVTSGIRIGTPSITRRGFKDIEAKQLANWICDILDNIDDQAVIEKVKQQVLDLCKRFPVYA
- the purH gene encoding bifunctional phosphoribosylaminoimidazolecarboxamide formyltransferase/IMP cyclohydrolase, whose protein sequence is MSSHRPIRQALLSVSDKTGIVDFAQALVARGVRLLSTGGTAKLLIENGIPVREVADYTQFPEMMEGRIKTLHPKIHAGILGRRGIDDQVMEQHQIETIDLVVVNLYPFAQVIAEPDCQLAFAIENIDIGGPTMVRAAAKNYRDVTIVVNPADFSTVLAEMAQNENSLSEKTRFDLAVKAFEHTAQYDAMIANYLGELVPPYYATEEVKVSEICGKFPRTLNLNFIRKQLMRYGENGHQQAAFYIEPTVPCGCVASATQLQGKALSYNNIADVDTALECVKQFDLPACVIVKHANPCGVAVADDLLTAYQRAYQTDPTSAFGGIIAFNQELDAVTAQTILERQFVEVIIAPSISVAAQTILQSKKNIRVLACGGWQQARERFDFKRVNGGLLVQDTDLANVSKEDLQVVSKRQPTEQELQDLLFCWKVAKFVKSNAIVYAKNQQTVGIGAGQMSRVYSAKIAGIKAQEEGLSVVGAVMASDAFFPFRDGIDAAAEVGVSCVIQPGGSIRDQEVIAAADQHNMVMVLTGIRHFRH